One Bufo gargarizans isolate SCDJY-AF-19 chromosome 4, ASM1485885v1, whole genome shotgun sequence DNA window includes the following coding sequences:
- the LOC122935407 gene encoding protein ALP1-like has product MEYSRRRPFAAIVSAILLLRLRRRRESRRRFWVHPVIANRQERGQFWALYETLRAHEDKFWAYTRMSITSFDELLGLLGTHLQRQDTFMRDSIPPAERLIITLRYLATGQSLTSLHYAFQIGKSTASVIVRETCSTIWQVLHAVVMGQPNKEEWMKIADTFQNTCNFPNCVGAIDGKHIRVLKPMRSGSQFFNYKKYFSFVLFAVCDANYSFRYIDVGSYGSSSDSAVFGHSEFGQLLSSNGLDLPGNTTLPGTSYPSMPFVFVGDEAFGLGEHLMRPYSSRNLCIKRRVFNYRLTRARRVVECAFGILANKWRVLHSPINLKLETAISVVKAACALHNFVRERDGFNFDDSLSHSMEGQNRRGVRGTTHAAAIRDHFAAYFMSPQGELPWQMQAI; this is encoded by the exons ATGGAATACTCCAGAAGGCGACCATTTGCGGCTATTGTGTCTGCAATCCTTCTCCTACGTTTGAGGCGTAGGAGAGAGAGCAGGCGAcgcttctgggtccatcctgtcattgccaaccgacaggaaaggggacagttctgggcactgtacgaGACCCTCCGGGCCCATGAAGACAAATTTTGGGCATACACGCGGATGTCCATCACCAG CTTTGATGAGCTCCTGGGGTTGTTGGGCACCCATTTACAACGTCAGGACACATTCATGCGGGACAGTATTCCACCAGCGGAAAGACTGATCATAACTTTGCG CTATTTAGCTACAGGCCAATCGTTGACCAGTCTGCACTACGCCTTCCAGATCGGGAAATCCACAGCCAGTGTGATTGTGAGGGAAACCTGCAGCACCATTTGGCAGGTCcttcatgctgttgtgatgggcCAACCAAACAAGGAGGAGTGGATGAAAATAGCGGATACTTTTCAAAATACCTGCAATTTCCCGAACTGTGTCGGAGCAATTGATggaaaacacatccgtgttctgaagccaatgaggagtggcagtcagttttttaattataaaaaatacttttcgtttgttctttttgcggtatgTGATGCCAACTATTCTTTTCGTTATATCGATGTGGGGTCCTATGGCAGCAGCTCGGACTCTGCTGTTTTTGGCCATTCTGAGTTTGGTCAATTGCTCAGTAGTAATGGCCTTGACCTTCCCggaaacaccacactgcctggcacCAGTTATCCCTCTATGCCTTTTGTTTTTGTGGGTGACGAGGCATTTGGTCTAGGTGAGCACCTTATGAGGCCATACTCCTCCCGTAATTTATGCATTAAGCGGCGTGTTTTTAACTATCGCCTGACCAgagcacgcagggtggtggaatGTGCATTTGGCATCTTAGCCAACAAATGGCGAGTTCTGCACTCTCCCATAAATTTGaaattggagaccgccatctcggTTGTGAAGGCAGCATGTGCTCTTCACAATTTTGTCCGAGAAAGGGATGGCTTCAATTTTGATGATTCGTTGAGCCATTCCATGGAGGGCCAGAATCGCAGAGGTGTGCGTGGGACCACACATGCTGCGGCCATTCGGGACCACTTTGCGGCTTATTTTATGTCGCCACAGGGGGAGTTACCGTGGCAAATGCAAGCCATTTAA